The Glycine soja cultivar W05 chromosome 19, ASM419377v2, whole genome shotgun sequence genomic sequence ctctttttaataaGAAGAAAACCACAATGTGATGAGGCACACCCTGGATTACTCATATGAACTCTAAGGGGATGTTTGATTTAGTTGTTTTCTGTTCTTATTTTtactgaaaacagaaaatgtgtttgattggatttctgaatatatttttcagtgaaaatgaaaacaataaacaatCAAAACAATAAATTCTCGCAGTTGAGAACAGAAAATttcattttgggtaaaatgaatTTGTGGTGAcaatgtaattttaaacaaatttaaaaatataaaaaaataataaatcaataaatcataaatttttagtattttttatttcataaaaacagaaaacaagaagtcaaacttttcagaattctaatctttttaaaatgaaaatagttttaaaaaaaaatgaaaacagaaaatgaaaacagaaaataaaaatacaaattaaacacaccctaactttttccttttttttttttccatataaaTTGACTACGGAGTAAGTAAAGAAATTATTCATTCGATGGCAAATTAAATATAAGTTGTGGTAGCTTTTTAAGGTGTAACATATCATTCTCATAGGTAAACTATGgtaaaaagagaaattaagTGCCAAGGCTTCTTTGTGAATGAAATGCTCAGCGGTTAGGAAGAGAGAGATGTTAGGTCTGCTACCTCGTCTCTAATTATTTTAGTGTAAAGTAACAATGCATTTTGGGTTTAATTTCCTTGTCACGGAAAACATTGCATTCTACCAGCGTGGTgcataatagattttttttttctgtattcgaataatttacaaaatttactttgttttttttttttgtttatgtattatttttttatgcttgaCGAAATTTACGCTGTCAATTATTTGATATTACCTTGCAAGAAATACTTTTGCAATTCTAATAATTTTAGTATGGATTGTTAGCCTTCAGGATCAATTtggttaaatttatttgttaaaaaaatatatttattattttaataaaataagtaacttTATGTTGTATTAGtgcatttatttaaattgtttttttaaataattttttcttatttttaataataatttacttattaaaaaatattaaaaaacacttattttaatttttttaagtttaaacaaatcaCAAACTAGATTAGAGAAGACTAACAAGGGACTCCATGAAAGCCGAATCTTTAAGATACAAATCATGATTAGTCTTTGAGCGATAgtgaaatcaaatcaaaacaattaataGGAGTTTCTTGAGAGATCCAAACAATGAAGCAATTATTAGAGATTACaagtgctgataaaaaaaattgagaaacgaCAAGCAATTGAGACTTATATATAACAGCTCAATTTAGACACATGTTTTCATGTAATAATATAGTTGTTAGGATTTTTGTCAATAATAGTAAATTGAGCAAAAGGTTCGTGATTGGAGAAATCACGAAATTAACCTACAAAGCATCCACTCTCAATTAGGAATAATTATCAAATGCTAGAGACAACGTATGTAGTTCCAACATTTCTCTAATAAATACAATATCAAATGTTCATTCGTTCTTTCTCTGATGTTCAATCTTTCATTTTGGTTGTTTATCTACCTTTTCTTCGTTTACAAgctgtttattttatatttttaaatgctGGTTTACAAGCTGTTTATTTACGTTTCTTTTAAGTGGCTCTTTGCCCTTGAATAGTTCTCGGTTATTCATTTTGATTACACTTTGAATATCGTAAACCTGTCTAGTTCTTGTTGATGAGGACTGGATTCCAGAGGCTAATTTTCAAAACGTGAAACTGAAATTAGAGTGGAATCTCAAAAgctagaattataaaaaaaataaaataaaaaaaggaagccACTTTCAGATTTGATTGAAGTAAATCTATGCATATGTTTATCATCAATGTTTACCTTTTCCTTCATAGTACTAGTTCATAGCTTATTAGTTGTTTTCGCTGATTGGACCCTTCCACCGTTCTCACAAATCACAATAGATATCTGAACTACAATTCCACGTACACCACACGCATGCACATCAGTGCATTGCAACTTGTGTTTCTTTAAATGAGCAGTTTTGTTCTTTTCACTTCCTTAACTTTTCCAATAGAAAAATAAGCACTCAACTTACTAAAATATTGACTTATAGCCTTTTTGATACAAATCGAGTGGAAGAACAAGAATTGGTTGGGATAGCGATATCCAACATCGACCACATGATGTATAAAGAAAGCATAATAGTCTATCAGACAGCCACTGAATTgaagcaaaagcaaaatagGCCATATATATACGTCCACCCACCACACATGGCAATGATCATATTTACAATTAGATAAATGAATAAAACGATTCTTTAACTAATTCGCATTTCTCTTGCATGATATTGGTTGTCATTATTGATCATTTCTATCATAGGTAAAGAGGACAAAACTTGGAATCTTCCTtatggtttaaattttaatgtagaTAAGGCAAAACGAGTTCTAGTGATGGCGATTGTAGTTTTAAACCTTTTTAAAGTTAGATGTGAATTTTCACATAATAGAAAGTTATTTTTGAAAGGTTTGGATAagttttcttattaaaatagtttttctatagtttaaaattataaatacgttGGTGTGattattaatattcttttatttatctttaacaTTATGGAATTTTACATTCTCTTTActttgctttttttattttatagaatttttactaaaatatttttttaatattgcaaCAATGATATTTCTGAACgcttttattaattaatgtgttgtcaatttttaaagaattaaagagtatataaaaagtataatgTTTActacattaataaaataaaataatatattcttaaaaatataatttgtatactaataatatttattaatatttcttattcttaaatttaattatttgttacattcagtaaaaaaaatgttctaaaactttatataattgtattaaatGAGATAATGAGAGTATTATGATCTTTcacatcattaattttttttccaatatgaGAAAGTCAATTATCACTTTCAGGACAATTTTGTTAGAAATATGAGATAAAAGCAATAATTggaaacaatgcaatgttccttgtgactatattttttaaaattgtatacCAGATATGAAAAATTTACAACTCCAACTTTATTGTTTTTAGaagacttaaaaaaaatcttgtaacAAATGTCCCctaaaagaatttaataaacattcgtttgcaaatatttttacatttttaattaattaaaattattattgatatgactttaaaattaatttttataaaaattttaaaacttattataCATACATGGTGTTTTATTAGATGATATTGGAAAAGATCTTTAaacatatttgtttattttaaaaatagaaaaaatgcgTAAGAAGtacatcttcattttttttatatgttgttataaaataattttttatttctatttataaatttaaaatattgtcaattattattttctcgATTGCACCTTTATTGTTACAGTtgtcaagaaaaagaaatgttagaataataaataaaatcagaaaatataaatatttttaatattaattatatttcttaacttatatactaaaataaaaagattaaagtagtataaaatgaaaaaaaaaaaagattaaaacaatTTACTCTAACAATAGAGATAAACTCAAAAACACACGCAAAAGCACACAAAAATagtgatttaaaatttgtattgtATGAGTATATTAATGTCTCTTTCCATACATAGTCATTTCTGCAAGTTGGGTTTGGTTTTCTCTTCCTCGTTCGTTTCATTTCGTTTCGTTGAAGAGCAACttttctctctctgtctctgtACAATTCTCCCTTTTCTTCCCTCGTAGATCGAAAGGGAATATTCTTCCATGGCCTCCAAGCGGATTCTGAAGGAGCTCAAGGACCTACAGAAAGACCCTCCAACCTCTTGCAGTGCCGGTAcaattttcctcttctttttgtcCCCTTTTTGCTCTGTATCTATCCCAAACCCTTATTAAGCTTCATATGTTGCTCGATCTATGAGTTTTTGGAATTTACACGTATTTGGGTTGTTGTGTATTTCCCCCCCTCCTTGTTTCGTAGGTTTGTTTGGGTTTTGTTATACGTGTTTCTAGATGCTGATTTACCTACGTTAATGTAATGAATTTTCAATCTTTGAGGAAGTACGATGAGATATTTGTTGTAAGCTTCACCTCCCAGGTTGTGACCTCAAAAGATTATCGTCAATATGATGTTTTGTGAGACTTTTCTGGTAGTCAGAAGAAGCTTTTCATGGTTAAGAGTGATAACCAACGATTCATAAGTTTGCCGTTTCGTAACTTTGTTACTAATTGTctcaattttctttattttttaaaaactaattcctCTGTGTTCTTTCCACTGAAGTTGAAATCCTGCATTTAAAGTGCTGTGACTGTTTAGGAATTAGAATCTCTCTAGTCTCTATTGCCTTCTTTTGTTAGAGATTTTCTCTAAGTCTGTGTTATGGATTTGTAACAACTATCATGGACTGAAGATAGAGACACTATTGTGATTATCTCTGTCTTTGGTTGCAGAATCCATTGGAAGATAACTCTTactttaagattatatttggCTGATATTATTATCTTTCTAGATGTTTATTGTGTATCTGAGTTGCATGAATGTATCCATTAAACAAGCAGATATAAGTTGAGTCtgtatatatttgaatattttatttaaactcCATTCTTTTGTCTGTTACacattatacattattttttgaTACTATATTTGAAATCAATGTTAagtttgttattttctaatgaTTATTACATTTCATAGGTCCCGTAGCAGAAGATATGTTTCATTGGCAAGCAACTATAATGGGTCCCCCTGATAGCCCTTATGCTGGGGGTGTTTTTCTAGTTACTATTCATTTTCCTCCGGATTATCCATTCAAGCCACCCAAGGTATTGGCCTAGTCCTGCCCAATACAATTTCAACAATTCTGCCTTCATTATATATACTTGGAGAATACtcaactttttttgtttatattgttaaaatttctatttttcctgAATTTCAGATTATtcctacaattttttaattagattttatgGATTCTTATCTTCAAAGATATtaaattttgcttttttttaatcatcctATGCACACTTCCTTCAATGTAGTGTTAATCTTGTCCATATTGTAACAATGATGCCTTGACTGAGATGTTTATGCTAGTGATATGTTGAATTTTGGTGACGATTGATGAGTTTGCTAAAGCATAATCTGATGGCATGTTTTGGAGGTCAATGAGTCGTTactatttataatttactaatgGAAATGCTATTATTTAATGTGTAGTGAACTGCTCTAGTTTTTCTAtagttgagttttattttctGCTTAGAAGTTTACAATATGGGCATGCTAGGTTGGGCTGAAAACAAATATTGATTTTCCTGTTTGGGGAGCAGCTTATATGCTGTTTTCTCTTGCTGAAGTTTCTAGCAGTTACCTGTAGAAGGTGGAGCCACCTCTTTAAAACGAAATCTGACAGTGaggtaataaaaatttaaaaactagcAAAATAATGAATGCTGCAATTATAACCTGTAAAGGTGCTAAGTTTGAAGTAGCTGCCGTTGAAGTCATTACTTGGAGAATACAACTAGGAGTACTGGATATTGTTATGAGATTTGCATAGtgagaaggggggggggtgttAACTTTCAAGGCCAATTTTTTGGGGTCAAAGCTGCAACAGCTCTTGGGGTGAAAGGTATTAGAGGACATGACTGAGGAGCTGGTAGTTTCGGAAGATCTATACGACAGAGGAGCCTATTCTTGCTTGGCCGAGAGAAGCCATTATATGATAGGGTGTACTTTAGAGAGTAAAGTGTAATTAGTAAGTTATAGTAACTGTTGATGAGAAAACAGAGTTAATTCTTATGTGTTCATGATTTGTTATTCATGTGcttgtattttgtaaaaatctCAACCATTTGATTTTTCCATCAACAATCATAAACCTGATACTTTATTCATCCAAATTCACCATGGGTGGGGGTGTATGCAAATGAATTTACTGTGATTGCTGCCACTGAGGGCTGGTATCTTTACTCTAACTTTACTTATAAAGACAACGATAAATTCTCTAGTCCAGCAATATGATTTAGCTCTTTCTATTTGACATTTCAGAATTCAGATCtgaattatttgtttataaagtaGGTGCTAACCACTCTTTTGTTTCCTGGAAAATGAAGTGTGCTTTTCCGGTGACTTGCTTTTGTGTTACACTGTTACTACTTACTAGACGTGGCTTCCAATTCACATAAAGCTAGTTTGCTCAAAATTTTACCCCTTCTTTTTCTGCCTGTCTACTTTTTTCTTGCAGGTTGCATTTAGGACTAAAGTTTTCCACCCAAATATCAACAGCAATGGTAGTATTTGTCTTGATATCTTAAAGGAGCAGTGGAGCCCAGCATTGACAATATCTAAGGTTATGACTGTACTAAACTTTTTAACGCTAACTAATCTTCATTGGGCATCCCTTGttttgcaaagaaatttttgtaataCAGCAACAAATAACAATGCATATAAGTGCTGAGGGAAATATTTCTATTAGTCAAAGAACATATAAATGACTAGTAGCTAATTCGATAAGTTAACTTTTTAGCATCATGTAGCAGAAGGTTACTAACTTATGGTTATATGATGATGAGGTATGACAAAATCCAGTGATGGATAAGTATGCGATGAAAAATATCTTGGGTCTATTTAATACTCTGGGTTGCATGCAATTCTTGTAGTATAGTAATGTTGTACCATGAAATGTTGATCGCATGCATACTTCTATTTGATCCATAATGTAGATTCCAGTGGATCACATATGCAGATACCTCTTAAAAATTGGTTTCAGTGCCATGATCTAAATTGCATGCAATTTTTGCACCTTCAAACTCCTAATTGTGGCTAGTAATATTAAAAATCACGCAAGGAACATTTCTTAATGTGTTGTTATTGGTGGGAAACTTTTTCTATGGGAAATTGGGAGGCCCCCATTGCAATGTATGGTTACTGTTTCTCTTGGAATATTGCTGTTTTTTAAATGGGTGGGAAGGGTTTCCGTTTCCTATTTCAGGTGTTGCTCTCCATTTGCTCCCTATTGACCGATCCAAACCCAGATGACCCCTTGGTGCCTGAAATTGCTCATATGTACAAGACAGACAGGTCCAAGTATGAAACAACTGCTAGGAGCTGGACTCAGAAGTATGCAATGGGCTAGCATGTTGGAATAAGGCATTGTATTATAGGATAGGACGTGATCCTTCCATTTTTAAAAGACATTAATGTATAATCTATCTTTTCATTCCCGCTGTTGACATATTGAGGATAGGTAACAGTGCGGTGCGGAGGATTTTTTAGTTTGTTTGTATGAAACTTCTCTTGTGAGTGCTGGGAATTGGGAAATACATGTAGCTGATATTCTTCTGTGTGTtccaatttatttatctttacatACTATGCTTAGTATGCTAATTTCTAGTTCTTAGAAGTCACTTGGATTCCTTACCAATACTTATAGTAATAACGATATATTCTATTATACCAATATAATATGCTAGTGTAAgctttaattaagtttttgatacaaattgtttattttcatgctataaattaaaatttttacttttgaatGTGAAGGTATTTTTCATTGTAATTGTTTTTCTTGTAATTCGTGactttatcattatttaatttaatttatttatttattttgtcaagAGTtcaagttattaattatatttcgaAATTTTCACGAAAATAGTACGTGTTAAATAACTATTCATCTTTGAGCATaacaaaatcatttaattacaaactaacatatataataatttttattatttttataactgaTAAAAGTTAcatcataactaatttttaattagttgacaatataaaaactcttttacactaataatatatatccgTTAAACTCTTAggatttgtttggataaatagtttaattaagatcttattcaatatgtttttattgtgtAAGAGCTTATGGTataagcacaaaaaaaaaattatttacgttTGAATGTGTTAAAAAGTGCTTACAAATTTGTAAGCATTTAAATACATTGTTACATACTAAGTACTTATGAAATAGTGTCTCAACACCTAAAACTTACCACTAACATTTCTTTACGACCGTATAACACATATTGTGTTCTTCCCTTTCCACCTGATGATTTTGTTAAGGAACGTCTCATTTAAACAAACCACCACCGAATTTAAAATCTATGAAGATAAAGAATATATAAGCTCCTTCCTTATGAACCTAAGGCATTTCCACGTTGAAACTTGCAATGCTTCCAAAACATATTGAATCTGTATCTCCTTCGGCTGAAAAACCATTTTATTACTTCCCAACCAAATTGCCCAAATCCCTACCAATCATAAAGCATCCCAACCTTCTTCGTCTCTACTTCTAGCCCCTGAAAGTCCTTCTGCTCCCTCATTATTCTTCAATAACGTAGAAAATACCCAACCACCGTAAacaagtcaaactcttgaaaACCACTcacattcaaaaaataaatgtgaagtaattttcaattcttttttgcaTCCAACATATAAGTTTTCCTCTTGACTAAAAAATCCTTTCTTAAACAAATGTTCTCTTGATGGTATCACGTTTCTGATTGCTTTCCAAACAAACATAGTGACCTTGGTTGGAACCAcattattccaaaaaaaaattccatagcCTGATGTTGGTAGCATTTGTTATGATATGATACAAGAAATTGTAAGTTATTCAAACTGTTTATCTCCCCAATTCTTCATATTACACCACTTCCACATGTCTTCTTTATGATGTTGTAGGTAGCACCTGTTATGATATGATGCAAGGCATTGTATGCTCGAACTGTGTATCACCTCCACGTGTCTTCTTTGTCTTGTTGAAACATCTGATGCTCTACCAGTTATTAAGTGACTCTTGGAATAAATGACTCTCTAATGGAAAAACTCTTCTCCAAACCAATCGACCATTCCCACTTCCCATCTACCCAATCCCCTAGCTTTGCTATAAAGGCATCTCCATTCTCAGTTATTAAGAATAGTATGTCATATCTATCCTTCAAAAGCCTTCCCTCCAACCACAAATCCTTCCAAAAAGcagttttttttcctcttcattCCCTACCCCTTTTCTTAGAGTCGCCAAACCATCTCTTTTTCTCACCCTATTTCTCCTCATCTAGTTCCCAAATATTTTTTCACCAGTTTGAACCTCTTCCTTTCCCATGCCTTGATACCCTATACCACAAACTCTCATTCTCCACTAcacaaaaaatagatatattttaaacataGATCCAAGAAGAGATATGATACTTGGGGAGccttgcaaaaaagaaagataatagaTCGGGATTGAAACCAAAATAGTTTTTAGAAGTACTAGACTCTTCCTCGTAGATAATTACTTGACCTTTCCTTAACCTTTTCTTAACTACCTCCACCATTAATGCTTCCCATGTTGCTCATTTGTTTCTTCCCAATAAGTAGCCCCAACTATTTTAGAGTCTACCCACCTTGCAATATAATTTAACACATAAGTTGTCTATTTCATCATCTTGTGCACACCCATTTCACCCCGAGAGTACAAACAAACTCCTACCAACCATCTCATTAAAAAATTTCCTTCCTTTCGCTTGCTGAAACTTCCGCAACTCTCATTTGACAACAAAACGCTCCATCCAAAATctgtctctttttcttttgaataaatGCCAATTTGGTTTTTTCCCCAATATACACCATCTCTCTCCTAACAAGATCCAATCTACACTGCTTTTCAAATAAATCAtcaacatactttttttaagttaaaaagttttttttttaaatgttgatatttttgtttatcaCGCGAGATTGTATTACAATGGAAGTGAAAGATATCATAACAAGATaatattttactctttcattcaaataaatccaataaaatttgaaattcgtCTTGGATGTAACATTGAAACACTTAAGGATGTCATCGGTCAAATAGACAATTGTTCTTTCCACGGTGAGATTAtacaagatattaaaaaaattaatggaatataaaagaatagagttaaaaattgataaaaacttGTCAGAGGAAGTGTTAGCAGAATTCAACTATTGGAAACATCTTtgtccaatagaaattttagttatttttaacaaacaagTAACCCAACCAGTCACAATAATCGATTAACATGTTATAATAACCGATACAAATGTTAGGCAAGATTATCAACCTGCTTGAATTGGAAGAAGACATGTCCACTGCATAATCatctttttaaattatgattagtTTTATCATATTCGTGtttcaattattattgttattaagtttgctatttttattttatttgttatttgactatcttaaattattcatataatataactactctttttaatcaatataccttcattgtatttttaatcaatctattctttttgtttttaatcatcttttcaatcaattaattattttaagactattaataaattattttaaaaaatattatcattttcttaaaatcaaataatataaacaaaaaaattaaaaataaatttaataaaataacataaaaaacagATAGAAAGTCAGATCGACCAAATccaactttttaaattaaaaaaatgtcttttgaaaattaaatttagaagtagtatagtttaaaaattattaggagAAAGGTGGTGTATATTGGGAAAAAAATCTGTGAATTTTGTATATCAATCACCCACCCAATGCGTCACCCTCTGCGTTCTATTTGATAACACCTTgttcatgcaattaataaatgagatatttaaattaaatcttatttattttaaattttaacaagtTCTATTCTCTTTAAAATATTGTTGTTATAATTAAGCTactaattttaagtttaaatcaaattaaaagttaatttatattaatttgatttattaaaatataataatttaatttaataaatatgattaaatcATTATACTTGTATACAAAAAATATCTAAGCTGTATATTTTTAGTGTTAAAAAtacttgtataatatatttttaagaaagtgttttatcctattgaATATAGGGTATTTTCTGATATAAGTTAACGAATCACGTGGtagaaaatataagataatattGTATTATGAAATACAATCATTTGGGTAGTTTTGTTTGGatactgttaatttttttttttacatatcattttctcatttatttttttttaaattttaaaattgtagcTTTTTAAGATTAGATAGTGTGATTAAAAATTCTGAACTCCAAAATCTTTAGTTACTTTCAATTAGGATTCAAAtttgagaattttaaaatttaaaaaaataataataaaagattaatttaaagaaaaaaattaatgaaaaaatggcatgcaatttaattcattaaaaaattaagtattaaaattttcaaattattggaGGCACCATTGTAGAATATTAAATgttgttaaatattaaaatttatcaaatttataaaaccTTATATTGATCAATATCAATTGTCAAATTTAAATCAAtctttttgagtaaaaaaaaaagattaagataaaaaaacaaatcctAACTGATAAAATTATCGACATAAACAATAAGATAAGGAAAGAAAGATAcggatagagaaaaaaaaaattcaaatcataatcGATAACCAATTACCAAGAATTCAGAGCACTGCACAGTGTCACTAGTACCATAAAAGTGT encodes the following:
- the LOC114400136 gene encoding ubiquitin-conjugating enzyme E2-17 kDa-like translates to MASKRILKELKDLQKDPPTSCSAGPVAEDMFHWQATIMGPPDSPYAGGVFLVTIHFPPDYPFKPPKVAFRTKVFHPNINSNGSICLDILKEQWSPALTISKVLLSICSLLTDPNPDDPLVPEIAHMYKTDRSKYETTARSWTQKYAMG